The following are encoded together in the Bradymonas sediminis genome:
- a CDS encoding peptidylprolyl isomerase, with amino-acid sequence MANRLKLIVVGLCLTFAGAACSSTPDVPDQGPAHDYASAQDEESATAAGAQDGQADGEAAEEAKVPQATGPVAEVDGEPITAETFNKEVSKIVASGQVPPQLLSQLSGQIVNKIVDKTLIDNAVKRADIKIADEKVDARVDQIRAEFAAANQGVDGQMGSLDTLVAQLGISKEEFYESVRESLAIEQLLADNGMTYPTAEEIRAFYDENPEAFEQPEQVHARHILIKVPEDADEAGWESARKRAAEIQTKASAPDADFAALAAELSEGPLGARNGGDLGWFGRQQMVPEFEKVAFTLEKNAISEPVRTQFGWHIIQKLDHREAGVIAFDKVETRLENKMRNDQVQKALSDLLSELHASQKITLHLENIK; translated from the coding sequence ATGGCGAATCGTCTGAAGCTCATCGTTGTCGGCCTCTGCTTAACCTTCGCCGGAGCTGCGTGCTCCTCCACGCCGGATGTGCCCGATCAGGGCCCGGCCCATGACTATGCCTCGGCCCAGGACGAGGAATCCGCGACCGCCGCGGGCGCCCAGGATGGCCAGGCAGACGGCGAGGCCGCCGAAGAAGCAAAAGTCCCGCAGGCCACCGGCCCCGTGGCCGAAGTCGACGGCGAGCCGATCACCGCCGAGACCTTCAACAAAGAAGTCAGCAAGATTGTCGCCTCCGGCCAGGTGCCGCCGCAACTGCTCAGCCAGCTCAGCGGCCAGATCGTCAATAAGATCGTCGACAAGACCCTTATCGATAACGCCGTAAAGCGCGCCGATATCAAAATCGCCGACGAGAAGGTCGACGCGCGCGTCGACCAGATCCGGGCGGAATTTGCCGCGGCAAACCAAGGCGTCGACGGACAGATGGGCTCGCTTGACACCCTGGTCGCCCAGCTCGGCATCTCCAAAGAGGAGTTCTACGAGTCGGTGCGCGAATCCCTGGCGATCGAGCAACTCCTGGCCGACAACGGCATGACCTACCCCACCGCCGAGGAAATCCGGGCTTTCTACGACGAAAACCCCGAGGCATTCGAGCAACCGGAGCAGGTCCACGCTCGCCATATTCTCATCAAGGTCCCCGAGGACGCCGACGAGGCGGGATGGGAGTCCGCGCGCAAACGAGCCGCTGAGATTCAAACCAAAGCGTCGGCCCCCGACGCCGACTTCGCCGCGCTCGCAGCGGAGCTCTCCGAAGGCCCGCTGGGCGCGCGCAACGGCGGCGACCTCGGATGGTTTGGCCGCCAGCAGATGGTCCCTGAATTCGAAAAGGTCGCGTTCACGCTGGAGAAAAATGCCATCTCCGAGCCGGTTCGCACCCAATTCGGCTGGCATATCATCCAGAAGCTCGACCACCGCGAGGCCGGGGTCATCGCCTTTGATAAGGTCGAAACCCGCCTCGAGAACAAGATGCGCAATGACCAGGTCCAGAAGGCCCTGTCTGATCTGCTGAGCGAGTTGCACGCATCGCAGAAGATCACGCTTCACCTCGAGAATATCAAATAA